The following proteins come from a genomic window of Paramicrobacterium humi:
- a CDS encoding TetR/AcrR family transcriptional regulator: protein MSSRAASPLRDRALAAALELLGTDGLRAVTHARVDTAADLPAGSTSNYFRTRQALLTGLVERLAAEEQADFAAAQAPVDGESLIVALIGMLEAQSTRHRVRTRARYALFIDAANDAGALAPLLSARRDFEAWTTRVLRQAGAVNADEATRLLMAGLDGLLLHRITVDPDAALERPMRALVRACLELSG, encoded by the coding sequence ATGTCGTCAAGAGCAGCCTCTCCCCTTCGCGACCGCGCTCTCGCTGCCGCGCTCGAGCTGCTGGGAACAGACGGTCTTCGCGCGGTGACGCATGCCCGTGTCGACACGGCCGCGGATCTTCCCGCCGGCTCGACGTCCAATTACTTCCGCACCCGTCAGGCACTGCTTACGGGCCTTGTCGAGCGCCTCGCCGCTGAGGAGCAAGCTGACTTCGCCGCCGCACAGGCTCCCGTTGATGGTGAGTCGCTCATCGTCGCCTTGATCGGGATGCTGGAGGCACAGTCAACGAGGCATCGCGTTCGCACGCGGGCCCGCTACGCCTTGTTCATCGACGCGGCCAACGACGCCGGAGCGCTCGCGCCTCTTCTGTCGGCCCGCCGAGACTTCGAAGCGTGGACGACGCGAGTGCTCAGACAAGCGGGCGCCGTCAACGCCGACGAGGCAACGAGGCTGCTCATGGCCGGTCTCGACGGCTTGCTGCTGCACCGCATCACCGTGGATCCGGATGCCGCTCTCGAGCGGCCCATGCGCGCGCTCGTCCGGGCGTGCCTCGAACTCAGCGGATGA